One genomic segment of Pongo abelii isolate AG06213 chromosome 13, NHGRI_mPonAbe1-v2.0_pri, whole genome shotgun sequence includes these proteins:
- the CREB3 gene encoding cyclic AMP-responsive element-binding protein 3 yields the protein MELELDAGDQDLLGFLLEESGDLGTAPDEAVRAPLDWELPLSEVPSDWEVDDLLCSLLSPPASLNILSSSNPCLVHHDHTYSLPREPASMDLENESCRKEGTQMTPQHMEELAEQEIARLVLTDEEKSLLEKEGLILPETLPLTKTEEQILKRVRRKIRNKRSAQESRRKKKVYVGGLESRVLKYTAQNMELQNKVQLLEEQNLSLLDQLRKLQAMVIEISNKTSSSSTCILVLLVSFCLLLIPAMYSSDTRGSLPAEYGVLSRQLRALPSEDPYQLELPALQSEVPKDSTHQWLDGSDCVLQAPGNSSCLLHYMPQAPSAEPPLEWPFPDLFSEPLCRDPIFPLQANLTRKGGWLPTGSPSVILQDRYSG from the exons ATGGAGCTGGAATTGGATGCTGGTGACCAAGACCTGCTGGGCTTCCTGCTAGAGGAAAGTGGAGATTTAGGGACGGCACCTGATGAGGCCGTGAGGGCCCCACTGGACTGGGAGCTGCCGCTTTCTGAG GTACCGAGCGACTGGGAAGTAGATGATTTGCTGTGCTCCCTACTGAGTCCCCCAGCGTCGTTGAACATTCTCAGCTCCTCCAACCCCTGCCTTGTCCACCATGACCACACCTACTCCCTCCCACGGGAACCTGCCTCTATGGATCTAG AGAATGAGAGCTGTAGAAAAGAGGGGACCCAGATGACTCCACAGCATATGGAGGAGCTGGCAGAGCAG GAGATTGCTAGGCTGGTACTGACAGATGAGGAGAAGAGTCTATTGGAGAAGGAGGGGCTTATTCTGCCTGAGACACTTCCTCTCACTAAG ACAGAGGAACAAATTCTGAAACGTGTGCGGAGGAAGATTCGAAATAAAAGATCTGCTCAAGAGAGCCGCAGGAAAAAGAAGGTGTATGTTGGGGGTTTAGAGAGCAG GGTCTTGAAATACACAGCCCAGAATATGGAGCTTCAGAACAAAGTACAGCTTCTGGAGGAACAGAATTT GTCCCTTCTAGATCAACTGAGGAAACTCCAGGCCATGGTGATTGAGATATCAAACaaaaccagcagcagcagcacctgcatcttg GTCCTACTAGTCTCCTTCTGCCTCCTCCTTATACCTGCTATGTACTCCTCTGACACAAGGGGGAGCCTGCCAGCTGAGTATGGAG TGTTGTCCCGCCAGCTTCGTGCCCTCCCCAGTGAGGACCCTTACcagctggagctgcctgccctgcaGTCAGAGGTGCCAAAAGACAGCACACACCAGTGGTTGGACGGCTCAGACTGTGTACTCCAGGCCCCTGGCAactcttcctgcctgctgcactacatgcctcaggctcccagtgCAGAGCCTCCCCTGGAGTGGCCATTCCCTGACCTCTTCTCAGAGCCTCTCTGCCGAGATCCCATCTTCCCCCTGCAGGCAAATCTCACAAGGAAGGGGGGATGGCTTCCTACTGGTAGCCCCTCTGTCATTTTGCAGGACAGATACTCAGGCTAG